One segment of Brassica napus cultivar Da-Ae chromosome C3, Da-Ae, whole genome shotgun sequence DNA contains the following:
- the LOC125583820 gene encoding aldehyde dehydrogenase family 3 member F1-like yields the protein MEAMKETVDQSLREMRETFASGRTRSVKWRKAQLGAIIEMVKDNEEKMSDVLFQDLGKHSTEAFRDELGFVMRSATTALNCLDKWVVPRKSNLPLLFYPATGKVISEPYGTVLVLSSWNFPISLSLDPMIGAIAAGNTVLLKASELSPNASALLAKLIPSYLDTKAIKVIEGGPDVATILLQHQWDKIFFTGSPKIGKIIMAAAAEHLTPVTLELGGKCPTIIDHHSVSKDMKSIVKRISGGKWGSCSGQACISVDYVLVEQSFASTLIDMLKPVIRSFFGENPKESGCLARIVTKKHFQRLSRLLNNPCVKASIVYGGSMDEEKLYVEPTILLDPPLDSEIMNEEIFGPILPIITLRDIQESIGFIKSKPKPLAIYAFTKDENLKTRILSETSSGSVTFNDLMIQYMCDALPFGGVGQSGIGRYHGKYSFECFSHEKAIMEGSLAMDLEARYPPWNSFKLNFIRLAFREAYFKLVLLMLGLIKGVRK from the exons ATGGAAGCCATGAAAGAGACTGTAGATCAGAGcttgagagagatgagagagacgTTTGCGAGCGGGAGGACAAGGAGTGTCAAGTGGAGGAAGGCACAGCTCGGAGCTATAATCGAAATGGTTAAAGACAACGAAGAGAAGATGAGCGATGTTCTGTTTCAAGATTTGGGAAAACACAGTACTGAAGCTTTCAGAGATGAGCTTGGTTTTGTCATGAGATCAGCTACTACTGCTTTAAACTGCCTTGATAAATGGGTCGTTCCCAGAAAG agcaacCTTCCTTTATTGTTCTACCCAGCAACAGGGAAAGTGATCTCAGAACCGTATGGGACTGTTCTTGTTCTGTCTAGCTGGAACTTTCCTATAT CTTTGTCTTTAGACCCAATGATTGGGGCAATAGCAGCAGGAAATACCGTTCTGCTCAAGGCATCTGAATTAAGCCCTAACGCATCTGCCTTGCTTGCCAAGTTAATCCCGTCTTATCTCGACACTAAAGCAATCAAAGTTATCGAAGGAGGACCTGATGTCGCAACCATCCTCTTACAGCATCAATGGGACAAGATCTTCTTCACCG GGAGTCCAAAGATAGGAAAGATCATAATGGCTGCAGCTGCAGAGCATTTGACTCCTGTGACATTGGAGCTTGGTGGAAAATGTCCCACCATTATTGATCACCACTCTGTTTCAAAGGACATGAAG TCCATTGTGAAGAGAATATCTGGAGGAAAGTGGGGATCTTGCAGTGGACAAGCTTGTATCTCCGTAGATTACGTTCTTGTCGAACAGAGTTTTGCTTCTACTCTG ATTGATATGTTGAAGCCGGTGATAAGGTCGTTCTTTGGGGAAAACCCTAAAGAATCTGGATGTCTCGCTAGGATTGTCACCAAAAAACACTTTCAGAGATTGTCTCGTCTTCTTAATAATCCTTGTGTTAAAGCTTCAATCGTCTATGGTGGCTCCATGGATGAAGAGAAGCT GTATGTTGAGCCAACCATCTTGTTGGATCCTCCTCTTGATTCTGAGATAATGAATGAAGAAATATTTGGTCCAATTCTCCCTATTATCACA TTGCGTGACATCCAAGAAAGCATAGGGTTTATCAAGTCAAAACCAAAGCCACTTGCTATCTATGCATTCACCAAGGACGAGAACCTTAAAACTAGAATCTTGTCAGAAACATCCTCTGGAAGTGTTACCTTCAACGACCTCATGATCCAG TATATGTGTGATGCATTGCCCTTTGGAGGAGTAGGACAGAGTGGAATAGGAAGGTATCACGGGAAATACTCATTCGAATGTTTCAGTCACGAGAAGGCAATAATGGAAGGAAGCTTAGCAATGGATCTTGAAGCTCGATACCCTCCATGGAACAGCTTCAAGCTCAACTTTATTAGACTCGCATTTCGTGAAGCTTACTTCAAGCTTGTCCTCTTAATGCTTGGTCTTATAAAAGGAGTGAGAAAGTGA
- the LOC106373352 gene encoding purple acid phosphatase 6 has product MKIFMLSILLLSIATLINGGITSKYVRQAQPANEMSLETFPSPAGHNAPEQVHLTQGDHNGRGMIISWVTPLNLDGSNVVTYWIASNGSDIKRRKKKASTSSYKFYDYSSGFLHHATIKNLEYDTKYMYEVGTDKSVRQFSFTTPPKVGPDVPYTFGIIGDLGQTYASNETLYHYMSNPKGQTILFPGDLAYQDNHPNHDQRKWDTWGRFMEPCAAYQPIIYAAGNHEIDFVPNIGERHAFRPYIHRYHNAFKTSGSISPLWYSVRRGPAHIIVLSSYSGYGKYTPQYVWLEQELKNVNREETPWLIVMVHSPWYNSVNYHYMEGESMRVMFESWFVNSKVDLVLAGHVHAYERSERVSNIKYNITNGLSTPVKDPNAPIYITIGDGGNIEGIANSFTDPQPSYSAYRESSFGHALLEIKNKTHAQYTWHRNQDNEPVAADSLMMHNRYFFPKEEIASDCLVC; this is encoded by the exons ATGAAGATATTCATGCTCTCCATCCTGCTTCTAAGCATCGCTACGTTAATCAATGGTGGAATAACAAGCAAATATGTACGACAAGCTCAGCCAGCTAATGAGATGTCTCTTGAAACATTCCCGTCTCCCGCCGGTCACAATGCTCCAGAACAG GTTCATCTAACGCAAGGAGATCACAATGGCCGTGGCATGATCATCTCTTGGGTGACACCGTTAAACCTAGATGGTTCTAACGTAGTTACTTACTGGATCGCCAGTAATGGAAGTGACATAAAGCGGAGAAAGAAGAAAGCCTCCACGTCTTCTTACAAATTTTATGACTATTCTTCTGGATTTCTTCATCACGCCACCATTAAAAATCTCGAG TACGATACTAAATACATGTATGAGGTTGGTACTGATAAATCAGTTAGACAATTTTCCTTCACAACTCCCCCAAAGGTTGGTCCTGACGTTCCATACACATTCGGGATTATTG GTGATCTTGGACAAACCTATGCTTCTAACGAAACATTGTACCATTACATGTCGAACCCTAAAGGCCAAACCATTCTTTTCCCCGGAGATTTGGCTTACCAAGACAACCATCCAAACCATGACCAGAGAAAATGGGATACTTGGGGAAGATTCATGGAGCCTTGCGCTGCTTACCAGCCCATTATCTATGCTGCTGGGAATCACGAGATTGATTTCGTTCCAAACATA GGCGAGCGTCACGCATTCAGGCCTTATATTCACCGTTACCATAACGCCTTCAAAACCTCGGGGAGCATATCTCCTCTTTGGTACTCAGTCAGACGCGGCCCTGCTCACATCATCGTCCTTTCCTCTTACTCTGGCTACG GCAAATACACACCGCAATACGTGTGGCTCGAGCAAGAGCTGAAGAACGTGAATAGAGAGGAGACTCCATGGTTGATTGTTATGGTTCACTCGCCGTGGTATAATAGTGTCAACTACCATTACATGGAAGGCGAGAGCATGAGGGTAATGTTTGAGTCGTGGTTTGTTAACAGCAAGGTTGATTTGGTCTTGGCTGGTCATGTCCATGCGTATGAAAGATCCGAACGTGTTTCCAATATTAAGTATAATATCACCAATGGCTTGAGCACTCCAGTGAAAGATCCTAATGCTCCAATTTACATCACAATCGGAGATGGAGGAAACATCGAAGGAATCGCAAATAG TTTTACAGATCCGCAACCGAGTTACTCGGCCTATAGGGAATCGAGTTTTGGTCACGCTCTTCTTGAGATCAAGAACAAGACTCACGCACAATACACATGGCATAGGAACCAAGACAATGAACCCGTAGCAGCTGATTCTCTCATGATGCATAACAGATACTTCTTCCCAAAGGAGGAGATAGCTTCGGACTGTTTGGTTTGCTGA
- the LOC125583234 gene encoding uncharacterized protein LOC125583234, whose product MGISVTIFPWVCWCIWTARNQLVFENRTLNPDKVICNALRLAKEWQEAQPRGQQSPHSLDINGTRTQKNTSTGLNTLYTDAGWRLEDKTAGCSWVFHNPRLEETRQGTSTERFVASPLMAEALAAREALLQAKALRLTNICLKSDNQVLIKALSSKQHPVELYGINLDIENLSLSFTSISFAHVPRSLLMYLGA is encoded by the coding sequence ATGGGCATCTCGGTTACTATTTTTCCTTGGGTTTGTTGGTGTATTTGGACTGCAAGAAACCAATTGGTTTTTGAGAACAGAACACTCAATCCTGATAAGGTTATCTGCAACGCTCTGCGACTCGCAAAGGAATGGCAAGAGGCGCAACCGAGAGGGCAACAATCACCGCATTCACTGGACATCAATGGCACCAGGACACAGAAAAATACATCGACTGGCCTTAATACTCTGTATACGGATGCGGGGTGGAGACTCGAGGACAAAACTGCAGGATGTAGTTGGGTCTTTCACAACCCACGCCTGGAAGAGACAAGGCAGGGCACTTCGACGGAGCGTTTTGTGGCGTCACCACTGATGGCCGAGGCACTAGCTGCACGGGAAGCCCTGTTACAGGCCAAGGCTCTTCGTCTCACCAATATCTGCCTTAAGTCAGATAACCAGGTGCTTATCAAAGCACTATCCTCGAAACAACATCCGGTGGAGCTCTACGGAATCAACTTGGATATCGAGAATCTATCCCTATCTTTTACGTCTATTTCTTTTGCTCATGTACCTAGGAGCTTGCTCATGTACCTAGGAGCTTGA
- the LOC125583821 gene encoding probable methyltransferase TCM_000336 — MEKRELEREFHMTGYARNSSVQKKSSDNAKHITLETVQQLYKETRPKSLGIADLGCSSGPNTLSTIRDIIKTVEIAHHRELPNQPLPEFSIFLNDLPQNDFNSIFKTLPDFHMELKRGTKNGVCPAIFIAACPGSFYGRLFPEKTIHFIYSSFSLHWLSKVNSGLFDHQGKSINKGCINICSSSPEAVSKAYYSQFKEDFSMFLRSRSKEVVVAGRMVLIILGREGPDHVDRGMSFTWEILARAIADLVEQGETEEEKLDSYETHFYAASAAQIEGEVNNEGSFELEKLEIMEVEKKDNEDGMSSGELAAKTIRAVQESMLAPHFGEEILDKLFDTYGRMFDEELAKEDIRPEADLLYEMVCQLT, encoded by the exons ATGGAGAAGAGGGAACTAGAAAGAGAGTTTCACATGACAGGCTATGCCAGAAACTCTTCCGTCCAG AAAAAATCCTCTGATAATGCAAAGCACATAACACTAGAGACAGTGCAACAACTCTACAAAGAGACAAGACCCAAGAGTTTAGGAATAGCTGACCTAGGATGTTCTTCAGGACCAAACACTCTTTCCACCATTAGAGACATAATCAAAACCGTGGAAATTGCTCACCACCGTGAGTTACCAAACCAGCCCTTGCCGGAATTCAGCATCTTCCTTAATGATCTCCCTCAAAATGACTTCAACTCTATATTCAAGACCTTGCCTGACTTTCACATGGAGCTCAAGAGAGGTACCAAGAATGGTGTTTGCCCTGCAATTTTCATTGCAGCTTGTCCTGGATCATTCTATGGAAGGCTCTTCCCTGAGAAAACCATCCACTTCATCTATTCCTCTTTCAGCTTACACTGGCTTTCCAAGGTGAACAG CGGTTTGTTTGACCATCAAGGCAAGTCCATAAACAAAGGCTGTATTAACATCTGCTCCTCGAGCCCTGAAGCTGTTTCCAAAGCTTACTACAGCCAGTTCAAGGAAGACTTCTCCATGTTTCTCCGGTCTCGATCAAAAGAGGTGGTTGTTGCAGGCAGAATGGTGCTCATAATACTCGGAAGAGAAGGTCCTGATCATGTTGATAGAGGAATGTCTTTCACCTGGGAAATTCTGGCAAGAGCCATAGCAGATCTTGTCGAACAG GGAGAAACTGAGGAGGAGAAGCTCGATTCTTACGAGACGCACTTTTACGCTGCGAGTGCTGCTCAGATAGAAGGTGAAGTGAACAATGAAGGGTCTTTCGAATTAGAAAAGTTAGAGATAATGGAAGTGGAAAAGAAAGACAACGAGGATGGCATGAGTTCCGGTGAGCTGGCTGCAAAGACGATAAGAGCGGTCCAAGAGTCAATGCTTGCTCCACACTTCGGAGAAGAGATTTTGGACAAGCTGTTTGATACTTATGGTAGAATGTTTGACGAGGAGTTGGCTAAGGAAGACATAAGACCAGAGGCGGACCTACTTTATGAGATGGTGTGTCAATTGACttag